In a genomic window of Desulfatiglans sp.:
- a CDS encoding four helix bundle protein — protein MSFKPHKKLEAWKCSMELCKTIYQVCKKLPVDEKYGLVNQMKRAAVSIPSNIAEGAARNSKKEFNQFLSIALGSLSELDTQVELCVNYLNLLKDDDISEINEKLEQIGKMISGLKRSLKTTNHYLLTNYQLKADNGLK, from the coding sequence ATGAGTTTCAAACCGCATAAGAAGTTAGAAGCCTGGAAATGTTCGATGGAACTCTGTAAGACTATATATCAGGTGTGCAAAAAACTCCCTGTGGATGAAAAATATGGTTTGGTAAATCAAATGAAGCGAGCCGCAGTCTCTATTCCAAGTAATATAGCAGAAGGGGCAGCGCGAAATTCAAAAAAGGAGTTTAACCAGTTTCTCAGCATCGCTTTAGGATCATTATCTGAATTAGATACCCAGGTGGAATTATGTGTTAATTATCTAAATCTATTAAAAGATGATGATATCTCCGAAATCAATGAAAAACTTGAACAAATTGGTAAAATGATTTCTGGCTTAAAAAGATCACTCAAAACTACTAACCACTATCTACTAACTAATTACCAATTAAAAGCAGACAATGGACTTAAATAA